The Candidatus Cloacimonadaceae bacterium region GCTGGGCATCAATCTGAAAAGAATCTACGAATACTGCCTCAAAACGGTCAAAAAACAGGGTAAATCTGCTTTTATATCTTTGTCTCATATTTTCGCGTTGCTTATTGCCACTTTGGTTGCGATTATTGTAGTTATTCAGGCTCATTTTGAAATGATGTTGCCCAAACTGGCAATTACTAACCCAAACTCGCAGGCAGAGCAAATTCATAAAAATTGAGTTTTTTCCAGGGAGTCTCAATAATATGTCTTTTATCCAGCTGCTCAATTCCCAATCCTCAATTCTCATTTCTCAATTCTCTATTCTCAATTCTCAATTCACAATTCCCAATTCTCAATTCTCAATTCTCAATTCCCAGTTCTCAATTCCCAGTTCTCAATTCCCAATACATGCCAATGCCTTATCCAGATCAGCGATCAGATCCTCCACATCCTCGATGCCGACTGAATAGCGAACCAGGTCGTCTGTGATACCCGCTTTCAGTTTGGCTTCGGCGCTCATTTTGGCGTGGGTCATGGAAGCGGGATGCTGGATCAGGGTTTCCACTCCGCCGAGGGATACTGCCAAAACTGCGAGTTCGACGCTGTCCATGAGGATTTTCCCCGCTTCAAACCCACCCTTGAGGCCAAAGGAGATCATCGCCCCGGCGCCTTTCTGTTGACGCTTTGCCAGTTCAAATTGCGGATGTGAGGGCAAGCCTGGATAGCGCACCCAGGCGATGGCGGGATGGTTTTCCAGCCAAAGGGCAATTTTGTGAGCGTTGGATTGGGCGCGTTCCATGCGCAGGGAAAGGGTTTTCAGACCCCGGATGACGAGAAATGCCTGATGGGGATCCATATTCGGACCCATGCTCGTCATCACGTTATACATGTACTTATGATCGGCTTCGGTCTTGGCGATGATCACTCCGCCAACGACGTCCGCGTGTCCATTGATAAACTTCGTGATGGAATGCAGCACAATGTCCGCCCCCAATTCAAAAGGTTTTTGCAGATAGGGCGAGCAGAAGGTGTTGTCCACCACGAGGCGGATGCCATGTTTGTGGGCAATTTCCGCACACGCTGCGATATCCGTGATCGAGATCGTGGGATTTGCCGGAGTTTCGATGAAAAGCAGTTTCGTGTTTGGACGGATCGCGGCTTCGATCAGTTCCGGCTTGCTGGTATCGACGAATGTGGAATCCACGCCAAAGCGGATAAAGTGTTTTTCCAGAACTCCACGAGAAGCCCCATAGACGGCATCCGTGGATACGATGTGGCTTCCCGCATCCAGAAATGACATATAGACAGTGGTTACGGCAGCCATTCCACTGGCAACGGCGATTCCGCCAAAACCGCCTTCCAGGGCAGCCATCGCGTCTTCCAAAACCCGGATGGTGGGATTTCCCAAACGGGTATAGATGTATCCGTCGCTCACGCCGGAAAAGCAATCCGCGCCGTGTTGAGCATTGTTGAAAGAAAAGGTGGAGGTCTGGTAGATCGGGGGATTCACCGCGTTCAAAGCGTCAGGCTGCTGTCCTCCGTGGACGAGTATGGTGTCAAAACCGGCTTTCTTTTTCATTATATCCTCATTTTTCGTGATCGGGATGGGCAGAACCCCTCCTGCGAGGATCAAAATCCGCGCGGTCTTTTCTGTCAAGCAAAGCGTTGTCTGATGAGCTGAATAGACTCCGCGGTCACTGTTTCGAGTTCTTTTTCCGCGGCAGCGGCACTTCGGCAGTGGTGATTTTGATCAGGGTGGAAAGCCGGGGGGCGTCATCCCAATCGTCCTCCGGGATCAAAAACCAGTTTTTCGCACTTGGATAAGGTGGAGCTTCTTCCACTTCCCCCAAATACTCTTTTCCTCCGAGGGTGGGTTTGACGAAAAGCTGATCGTCACAAACCAGCGCGATCATCTTCCCATCGCAATAAACGCCATATTCGCCAAACATCTTTTTGGCTATTATGTCTCCCGCAGTTTGAATCTGCCCGACGAGAAAATCCACAACTTCCTGTTTTGAAGCCATCGCTACTCCTTTGAAACCACCGGTTTCAGCAAACAATTTAACCGGTTTGAGGGGAAATGGCAAGCTTGAAACACGGGCGGATTTATGCTTGCAGATAACCCTTGGCAATTTCTGCGATGACTGAGAGTGGGCAACCTACCAAATCAAACTGAGAGGAAAGAATTAATGCAAATAAACAAGGACTTGGACAGGCTTCACAAAAACTATGCTTCATTGCTGTCATCGATCAAGAACCGACGGGGACGTCGGTAATTCCATAACATGGAGCGCCGACGTCCCCGTCGGCGATAGTAGCAATGACGATGGCACATCTGCCAAACTGTTAGCTATCCGTTGGCGAGGATAAATCCTAAAAAATGGTAGAATGTTCAACGCCGATTGACAGCACTAAAGACCACTTATTCTCCCAAGTGCCCGGATAAAACGCGATAAATGGTTGAGGAATTTGGACAGTCTCGTTAGACAAGATATTGGCTTTCCGGCATAATTCATTTGACTAAATACCTTTGCTGATTATCTTTGTATCAGATGATAATCACACAAAAGAAGGACACAAAATGGATCAATCAAACAATCCCTTACTAAAGCGCAATAGTAGCCACCGGCTGCGTGCGATCCCCTTTCCCGAATTTAGAACCGAGCATTACACTCCGGCGATCGAAGCCGCAATGAAAGATGCCAGAGCCGAGATCGAAGCTTTGAAAGCCAATACCGAAGCGCCCAATTTTGAAAACACGATCCTCGCCCTCGATCTCAATGGCGAGCTGTTGGGCTATGTAGCTGGCATATATTTCAATTTGTTATCGGCGGAATCCGATGCCGGGTTCAAGGCTTTGGCTCAGCAAATATCCCCAATGTTAGCGGAGTTTAGCTCCAGCATATCCACCGATCCGGTGATTTTTGCCCGTGTGAAAGCGGTCTATGATGCCCTGGTTGCCGGCAAGGAAAAGCCCGAACTGCCAAAGGATTACAGCGATCTGGAATACCTCAAAACTGCCGAACGTTTTCGGCTGACGGAGCGCACCTACAAGAACTTCATCCGTGGCGGCGCGCTTTTAAATGACGAAGATAAGAAAAAGCTGACCGCGATCGCGATGGAAGCTTCCAAACTCAGCCCCAAATTCAGCGATAACGTCTTGGGAGCGACCAACGCTTTCGAACTGCACGTCACCGATCCCAAAGACGTGGAAGGCATGCCTGAGGGCGTCCTTGCCGGAGCCGCGCATATTGCACTGCACAAAGGCAAGGAAGGCGGCTGGCTTTTCAACCTCCAGCCTTCCAGCATGATTCCGCTGATCACCTATTGCAAAAACCGCGAACTGCGCCGCCTAATCCAAAGTGCCTACGCGTCGCGCGCATTCAAGGATGATTTTGACAACCAGGAACACATCAAACGCATTGTGCAGCTTCGCTTTGACCGCGCAAGACTACTCGGTTTCGAGACCCATGCCGAATATGTGCTCAGCGACCGGATGGCGGAATCAGTGGATATCGCCACCGGCTTTTTGGAGAAGATCTATGGCATCGCCCATCCCGCCGCGCTCAGTGAAGTTCAGGAAGTGATGGATTTTGCCAAGGAAACCGACGGCATCGAGGATTTTATGCCCTGGGATTTTGGCTATTATTCAAATAAATTGAAAGAACAACGCTATGCCTACGATCCTGAGGAGCTGCGTCCCTGGTTCAAGCTGGAAAACGTCGTGGAAGGCTTGTTTGTGGTGGCGAAACAGATCTATGGCATCGAAGTGAAACAGGTTTTCGATGTGCCTCTCTGGCATCCCGATGTGACCACCTGGGAAGTCTTTGACTGCTCCGGTGCCTTTTTGGGCTTGATGTATATGGATCTTTTCCCTCGCGATACAAAACGTGGCGGTGCCTGGCAGACGAGTTTTCAGGGTCAGGGATTGCACAAGGATGGAATGCTGCGTCCGCAAGTTTCCATCGTTGCCTCGCTCACGCCCAGCACTCCTGAACAGCCTTCGTTGCTGCGTTTGGATGAAGCCCGCACCGTGTTTCACGAATTTGGCCACGCGCTGCACTCGCTATTGGCAAACGGATACTACAAAGGACTCAGCGGCACCAGCGTGATGTGGGATTTTGTGGAATTGCCTTCTCAGATCATGGAAAACTGGCTATTGGAAGAGAAAGCTTTAAAGCTCTTTGCCAAACACTATGAAACTGGCGAAACCCTGCCCAAGGTGTTGCTGGATAAAGTTATCGCCGCCAGGAACTTCCAAGCCGGAGTGATGAATATCAACCAGCTCCGCTATGCCTTGCTGGATTTTGCCTGGCATAAGATCAATCCTGCTTTGATCGGTGAAGTCGATGAATTTGAGAAAGAAGTGACGGAACGTTTCCGTCTTATGCCCAGCCTGCCGGATGCCAATGTTTCCTGTGCCTTTTCACATATCTTCGCGGGAGGGTATTCCGCCGGATACTATTCCTACAAATGGGCGGAAGCACTTGAAGCCGATGCCTGGAGCCTGTTTTTGGAAAATGGCATCTTCGATCCCGCCACGGCGAAATCCTTTCGAGAAAA contains the following coding sequences:
- a CDS encoding PLP-dependent aspartate aminotransferase family protein, which produces MKKKAGFDTILVHGGQQPDALNAVNPPIYQTSTFSFNNAQHGADCFSGVSDGYIYTRLGNPTIRVLEDAMAALEGGFGGIAVASGMAAVTTVYMSFLDAGSHIVSTDAVYGASRGVLEKHFIRFGVDSTFVDTSKPELIEAAIRPNTKLLFIETPANPTISITDIAACAEIAHKHGIRLVVDNTFCSPYLQKPFELGADIVLHSITKFINGHADVVGGVIIAKTEADHKYMYNVMTSMGPNMDPHQAFLVIRGLKTLSLRMERAQSNAHKIALWLENHPAIAWVRYPGLPSHPQFELAKRQQKGAGAMISFGLKGGFEAGKILMDSVELAVLAVSLGGVETLIQHPASMTHAKMSAEAKLKAGITDDLVRYSVGIEDVEDLIADLDKALACIGN
- a CDS encoding TfoX/Sxy family protein, whose protein sequence is MASKQEVVDFLVGQIQTAGDIIAKKMFGEYGVYCDGKMIALVCDDQLFVKPTLGGKEYLGEVEEAPPYPSAKNWFLIPEDDWDDAPRLSTLIKITTAEVPLPRKKNSKQ
- a CDS encoding M3 family metallopeptidase, translated to MDQSNNPLLKRNSSHRLRAIPFPEFRTEHYTPAIEAAMKDARAEIEALKANTEAPNFENTILALDLNGELLGYVAGIYFNLLSAESDAGFKALAQQISPMLAEFSSSISTDPVIFARVKAVYDALVAGKEKPELPKDYSDLEYLKTAERFRLTERTYKNFIRGGALLNDEDKKKLTAIAMEASKLSPKFSDNVLGATNAFELHVTDPKDVEGMPEGVLAGAAHIALHKGKEGGWLFNLQPSSMIPLITYCKNRELRRLIQSAYASRAFKDDFDNQEHIKRIVQLRFDRARLLGFETHAEYVLSDRMAESVDIATGFLEKIYGIAHPAALSEVQEVMDFAKETDGIEDFMPWDFGYYSNKLKEQRYAYDPEELRPWFKLENVVEGLFVVAKQIYGIEVKQVFDVPLWHPDVTTWEVFDCSGAFLGLMYMDLFPRDTKRGGAWQTSFQGQGLHKDGMLRPQVSIVASLTPSTPEQPSLLRLDEARTVFHEFGHALHSLLANGYYKGLSGTSVMWDFVELPSQIMENWLLEEKALKLFAKHYETGETLPKVLLDKVIAARNFQAGVMNINQLRYALLDFAWHKINPALIGEVDEFEKEVTERFRLMPSLPDANVSCAFSHIFAGGYSAGYYSYKWAEALEADAWSLFLENGIFDPATAKSFRENILSRGNAFHPMDLFVAFRGRKPDPDALLKRDGLI